A section of the Balearica regulorum gibbericeps isolate bBalReg1 chromosome 6, bBalReg1.pri, whole genome shotgun sequence genome encodes:
- the NUP35 gene encoding nucleoporin NUP35, with amino-acid sequence MAAFAMEPPPAGAEPMTLGSPTSPKPGASAQFLPGFLMGDLPAPVTPQPRALSGPSVGVMEMRSPLLAGGSPPQPVVPTHKDKSGAPPVRSIYDELSSPGLGSTPLTSRRPASFSLTQSPLVGTMPSTPGTASNMFSPASIGQPRKTTLSPAQLDPFYTQGDSLTSEDQLDDTWVTVFGFPQASASYILLQFAQYGNILKHVMSNTGNWMHIRYQSKLQARKALSKDGRIFGESIMIGVKPCIDKSVMENFERSSASSMSSVFTPPAKSVGTPVQPANNTTRISTMRPLATAYKASTSDYQVVSDRQTPRKDESIVSKAMEYVFGW; translated from the exons ATGGCCGCCTTCGCCATGGAGCCGCCGCCCGCAG GAGCTGAGCCAATGACTCTTGGTTCCCCGACATCTCCAAAACCAGGAGCTAGTGCTCAGTTTCTTCCTGGGTTCTTGATGGGTGACTTACCTGCGCCAGTGACTCCACAACCACGTGCTTTAAGCGGCCCTTCAGTTGGTGTGATGGAAATGAGGTCTCCACTACTTGCAG GAGGATCTCCCCCACAACCAGTAGTCCCTACGCATAAAGATAAAAGCGGTGCTCCACCAGTTAGAAGCATATATGATGAGTTATCTAGTCCTGGACTTGGATCAACACCTCTAACCTCAAGAAGACCA GCCAGCTTTTCTCTAACACAGAGCCCGTTGGTTGGAACTATGCCATCAACTCCTGGAACAG CTTCAAATATGTTCAGTCCTGCAAGTATTGGGCAACCTAGGAAGACTACTCTGTCTCCTGCTCAGCTGGATCCTTTTTATACTCAGGGTGATTCCCTGACTTCAGAAGATCAACTAGATGACACATGGGTAACTGTATTTGG aTTTCCTCAAGCATCAGCTTCATATATTCTTCTACAGTTTGCTCAGTACGGAAACATATTGAAGCATGTG ATGTCCAACACAGGAAACTGGATGCATATTCGATATCAGTCTAAGCTTCAAGCTCGGAAAGCCTTAAGCAAAGATGGAAGAATCTTTGGTGAATCTATCATGATTGGTGTAAAGCCATGTATAGATAAA AGTGTGATGGAAAACTTTGAAAGAAGCTCTGCATCCTCAATGTCTTCAGTTTTCACTCCACCTGCAAAATCCGTTGGCACACCAGTACAACCCGCAAATAATACTACGAGGATTTCTACAATGAGACCTCTTGCAACAGCATACAAAGCTTCCACTAGTGACTATCAG GTGGTGTCTGACAGACAAACTCCTAGGAAAGATGAAAGTATTGTGTCTAAGGCGATGGAATATGTATTTGGCTGGTAA
- the DUSP19 gene encoding dual specificity protein phosphatase 19, which translates to MHSLTQEIRGFSRANLRKQRTRVTTLTGRRIIETWRGACLQVEEEEEAAAPGGGYVQDLSADLQVGVVKPWLLLGSQDAAHDLETLRKYKVTHVLNVAYGVQNAFLNDFIYKTISILDLPETDITSYFPECFEFIEKAKIQDGVVLVHCNAGVSRAAAVVTGFLMNSERLSFARAFSLVKNARPAACPNPGFMEQLHKYQEQNIKANGSINDHD; encoded by the exons ATGCACTCCCTCACCCAGGAGATCCGCGGCTTCTCCAGGGCCAACCTGCGGAAGCAGCGCACACGCGTGACGACGCTGACGGGCAGGAGGATCATCGAGACGTGGCGCGGCGCCTGCCTGCaggtagaggaggaggaggaggcggcggcgccCGGCGGCGGCTACGTGCAGGACCTCAGCGCCGACCTCCAGGTCGGCGTCGTgaagccctggctgctgctgg GGTCGCAGGATGCTGCTCACGACCTGGAGACGTTGAGAAAGTATAAG gtTACTCATGTTCTAAATGTGGCCTACGGAGTCCAAAATGCCTTCCTCAATGACTTTATATACAAGACCATTTCTATTCTGGACCTCCCAGAAACTGACATTACTTCCTATTTCCCAGAATGTTTTGAGTTTATTGAGAAAGCCAAGATCCAG GATGGTGTGGTACTGGTCCACTGTAATGCAGGAGTCTCACGTGCAGCAGCAGTAGTCACCGGTTTTCTAATGAATTCAGAAAGACTGAGTTTTGCCAGAGCCTTTTCCTTGGTGAAAAATGCAAGGCCTGCAGCTTGTCCAAATCCTGGCTTCATGGAGCAGCTTCACAAGTACCAAGAACAGAATATAAAGGCAAATGGAAGCATAAACGATCACGACTGA